From Zingiber officinale cultivar Zhangliang chromosome 5B, Zo_v1.1, whole genome shotgun sequence, the proteins below share one genomic window:
- the LOC121985801 gene encoding 30S ribosomal protein S6-like has translation MPLYDCLLLAKPHVSKQALVEMVGRIGSRVFLQNGVLTDIKSFGTIQLAYGIKKLDGRHFQGQLMQMTMMVPPTFNQELHYLNKEDRLLRWLVVKHRNTIYGQEFINEDVGKNELMHQKGGLFSKRTVADGDEDEDEDEDEDDDDDDDDDDEEYDLE, from the exons ATGCCTCTGTACGATTGCCTCCTTTTAGCAAAGCCTCATGTCTCCAAGCAGGCGTTGGTTGAGATGGTTGGGCGAATTGGGAGTCGGGTCTTTCTCCAGAATGGTGTCCTTACTGACATCAAATCTTTTGGCACCATCCAGCTTGCTTATGGCATCAAGAAACTTGACGGACGCCATTTCCAG GGACAACTGATGCAAATGACCATGATGGTACCTCCCACATTTAACCAGGAGCTACACTACTTGAATAAGGAAGATCGTCTATTGCGATGGCTGGTAGTGAAACACAGGAATACAATATACGGGCAGGAGTTCATTAACGAGGACGTAGGGAAAAATGAGCTAATGCATCAAAAAGGTGGCTTGTTTAGCAAAAGGACTGTTGCAGACGGAGATGAAGATGAAGACGAGGATGAAGACGAAGATGACGAcgatgatgacgatgatgatgatgaagagtaTGATTTGGAGTAG
- the LOC121985799 gene encoding cyclic nucleotide-gated ion channel 1-like isoform X2, translating into MMILIIMPKLEGIELLNATHALMRIVVLQYIPRLLRIRPLYLEFTRSAGIITETAWAGAAFNLFLYMLASHVLGASWYLLSIEREDACWRKACGRNNGCEIDSLVCRQRNTQSNNFLATDCPINSIQNPPPFDFGIYLPALNNVAQSEKFLEKFFYCFWWGLQNLSSLGQNLKTSTFIWENLFAIFVSTSGLVLFALLIGNMQTYLQSTTLRIEEMRLKRRDAEQWMSHRLLPENLRERIRRHEQYKWQETRGVDEECLIYNLPKDLRRDIKRHLCIALLKRVPMFEIMDDQLMDAMSARLKPVLFTENSCIVREGDPVNEMLFVMRGKLESTTTNGGRTGFFNSDILKAGDFCGDELLTWALDPNIHTSLPISTRTVKTLTDVEAFALLADDLKFVASQFRRLHSKKLQHTFKFHSQQWRTWAACFIQVAWRRYAKKKLEDALHEKEKLLQSVMVSDGAYSSSLGAALYASRFAANMLRGLRRNTSKARPMIFIPKPAEPDFSVEEH; encoded by the exons ATGATGATCCTGATCATAATGCCCAAGCTTGAAGGAATAGAACTCCTGAATGCCACACATGCATTAATGCGTATAGTTGTATTACAATATATTCCACGACTTCTTAGGATCAGGCCATTGTATCTTGAATTCACTAGGTCTGCTGGTATAATTACAGAGACAGCATGGGCTGGAGCTGCTTTTAACCTTTTCCTTTATATGCTCGCAAGCCAT gTCCTGGGAGCTTCATGGTATTTGCTTTCTATTGAACGTGAAGATGCATGTTGGAGAAAAGCTTGTGGCCGTAATAATGGTTGTGAAATTGATTCTTTAGTCTGCAGGCAACGGAACACccagagcaataattttttggcAACTGATTGCCCTATTAACAGTATTCAAAATCCCCCTCCCTTTGACTTTGGAATATATCTACCAGCTCTCAACAATGTTGCTCAATCAGAGAAATTCTTGGAAAAGTTCTTTTATTGCTTTTGGTGGGGACTTCAAAATTTAAG TTCTCTTGGACAAAACCTCAAGACAAGCACTTTCATATGGGAGAATTTGTTTGCAATTTTCGTTTCCACCTCGGGTTTGGTTCTGTTTGCACTTCTGATAGGAAACATGCAG ACGTATTTGCAATCTACCACTTTGAGAATAGAAGAGATGAGACTGAAAAGGAGAGATGCAGAACAATGGATGTCACATCGGTTGCTTCCTGAGAATCTAAGAGAGCGAATACGCCGTCATGAGCAATACAAATGGCAAGAAACAAGAGGGGTAGATGAAGAGTGCCTTATTTACAACCTTCCTAAAGACCTTCGAAGAGATATAAAGCGCCACCTCTGCATAGCACTTCTCAAGCGG GTTCCAATGTTTGAGATAATGGACGATCAACTGATGGACGCCATGTCAGCCCGCCTCAAACCAGTTCTCTTCACTGAAAACAGTTGCATTGTCCGCGAAGGAGACCCAGTCAATGAAATGCTATTCGTCATGCGTGGAAAGCTAGAGAGCACAACCACAAATGGCGGGAGAACTGGCTTCTTCAATTCAGACATCCTCAAGGCCGGAGACTTTTGTGGAGATGAGCTTCTCACCTGGGCTCTCGACCCCAACATCCACACCAGCCTCCCAATATCCACCAGGACAGTAAAAACGCTCACTGATGTCGAAGCCTTTGCCCTGTTAGCCGACGATCTGAAATTTGTTGCTTCCCAATTCAGAAGGCTACACAGCAAGAAGCTGCAGCATACGTTTAAATTCCATTCACAGCAGTGGAGGACATGGGCTGCTTGTTTCATACAGGTAGCTTGGCGCAGATACGCAAAAAAGAAGCTCGAGGACGCTCTACATGAAAAGGAGAAGTTGCTGCAATCAGTAATGGTGAGTGATGGTGCTTACTCATCAAGTCTTGGTGCTGCATTATACGCTTCGAGGTTTGCTGCAAACATGCTGCGGGGATTGCGACGAAATACGAGTAAAGCTCGTCCCATGATATTTATTCCAAAGCCAGCGGAGCCAGATTTTTCTGTGGAAGAACATTAG
- the LOC121987014 gene encoding pentatricopeptide repeat-containing protein At4g02750-like, whose product MSCVTLHSSAQLNSVLLHHLRHRRLTNAIEAFRSNSHLTDITSWNLMLSGYATHGRPQCAHKMFDEMPRRDIVSWNTILSAFRRTGHPLLAFQHFLRMQRAGVSPNGATLTTMVAAIPSSNLIPQLHSMAIRTGLTPLNSILGTALVGGYASLEDPVSMRRAFGDIPVKNSVSWTSLISGYMELGMLEDAEHVFETMPVKNVVAWTTMMNGCIDNGKLNEARRYFDRMPQRNVITWTSMIKGYQRNKQHAEALTLFIRMRRLSDVFPNQFTYATVLAACAIGGFLHFGQSIHGQISRSLSQWDVVLSTSLVEMYGKCGDVSYAARSFDSCETRNVASWNSIIGCYAKNGLSTRALEEFQKMIEEGIRPDPITFVCVLTACVHGGLVDEGVHYFDSMERKFCIEPRLEHYGCMVDLLGRSGNIEQAENLIKRMPFEADIAVWGAFLTACGLHSNLEHGLSAVKAMQRLQKDHPVIYSMMLKVYGERGAWTRFDELKGKMQCKRLRKQRALSWIESTSTQLQHAQKV is encoded by the coding sequence ATGTCCTGTGTTACCCTCCACTCCTCCGCCCAATTGAACTCCGTCCTGCTCCACCATCTCCGCCACCGCCGGCTGACCAATGCCATCGAAGCATTCCGCAGCAACTCTCACCTAACAGACATCACCTCGTGGAACCTCATGCTCTCCGGTTACGCCACACACGGTCGCCCCCAATGCGCCCACAAGATGTTCGACGAAATGCCACGCCGAGACATTGTCTCGTGGAACACCATTCTTTCCGCCTTCAGGCGCACCGGGCATCCATTGCTGGCCTTCCAGCATTTCCTACGGATGCAACGTGCCGGTGTTAGTCCGAATGGGGCAACGCTGACGACCATGGTTGCGGCCATTCCATCCAGCAACCTCATTCCCCAGCTCCATTCGATGGCTATTCGCACTGGCCTCACCCCTCTCAATTCCATTCTCGGGACTGCACTAGTTGGTGGCTATGCGAGTCTGGAGGACCCAGTTTCCATGCGTCGAGCATTCGGAGACATTCCGGTCAAGAATTCAGTGTCGTGGACTTCGCTGATCTCAGGATACATGGAGCTTGGAATGCTCGAGGATGCAGAGCACGTGTTCGAGACAATGCCAGTGAAAAATGTTGTCGCTTGGACTACCATGATGAATGGATGCATCGACAATGGCAAGCTGAACGAGGCGCGAAGATACTTCGATCGGATGCCGCAGAGGAATGTCATCACGTGGACATCAATGATCAAAGGATACCAGAGAAACAAGCAGCATGCAGAAGCTCTCACTCTGTTCATCCGGATGCGTCGGCTTTCTGATGTCTTCCCAAACCAATTCACATACGCCACGGTGCTCGCTGCCTGCGCCATTGGAGGCTTCCTCCATTTCGGGCAATCAATCCATGGGCAAATCTCGAGGTCTTTATCACAGTGGGACGTCGTCTTGTCTACCTCCCTGGTCGAGATGTATGGCAAGTGCGGCGATGTGAGCTATGCGGCTCGATCCTTTGACTCGTGCGAAACCCGAAATGTGGCTTCATGGAACTCCATAATTGGATGCTACGCCAAGAATGGCCTATCTACGAGAGCATTGGAAGAGTTCCAAAAGATGATCGAGGAAGGAATTCGACCTGATCCCATCACCTTTGTCTGCGTGCTAACGGCTTGCGTGCACGGTGGACTAGTAGATGAAGGTGTGCATTACTTCGATTCTATGGAGAGGAAATTTTGCATCGAGCCACGGTTGGAGCATTATGGATGCATGGTGGACTTGCTTGGGCGTTCAGGGAACATTGAGCAAGCAGAGAACCTGATCAAGAGAATGCCTTTCGAAGCCGATATCGCGGTGTGGGGAGCATTTCTCACTGCGTGTGGCTTGCATTCCAATTTGGAGCATGGGCTATCTGCAGTGAAGGCAATGCAAAGATTGCAGAAGGACCATCCAGTCATCTACTCAATGATGCTAAAGGTTTACGGAGAAAGAGGCGCATGGACAAGGTTTGATGAGCTGAAGGGGAAGATGCAGTGCAAGAGATTGAGGAAGCAAAGGGCTTTGAGTTGGATCGAGTCTACTTCCACACAATTGCAGCATGCACAAAAAGTATGA
- the LOC121985800 gene encoding uncharacterized protein LOC121985800 — MTRIALQPPVLSACSIIMSILFAYSASVQLNDPDWYLWLPFYAFASIVDLLYVGFAASRRLRQVASLVLWGGVLLLVKVVVEDYVDGCSGLLSLDMRERVVRETLGSGLVVLSMSLQLKVSSNEGEVEERQSSARLAQSGIVALVAVSIGLTLHFFTNVVEHMKKL, encoded by the exons ATGACAAGGATCGCCCTGCAGCCTCCCGTTCTCTCCGCTTGCTCTATCATCATGAGCATCCTCTTTGCTTACTCTGCATCTGTTCAGCTTAACGATCCAG ATTGGTATTTGTGGTTGCCTTTCTATGCCTTTGCATCCATTGTCGATCTCCTTTACGTTGGGTTCGCTGCATCAAGAAGGCTGCGTCAGGTGGCCTCGCTGGTGCTTTGGGGCGGCGTTCTCCTTCTCGTGAAGGTGGTGGTGGAGGATTATGTCGACGGGTGTAGTGGGCTTTTGTCGCTGGACATGCGCGAGAGGGTCGTGAGGGAGACGCTTGGGAGTGGACTGGTGGTTTTGTCCATGAGCTTGCAGCTCAAAGTCTCTTCCAACGAGGGCGAGGTAGAAGAAAGGCAAAGCTCAGCGAGACTCGCTCAATCTG GAATTGTAGCCCTTGTGGCAGTCAGCATCGGCCTCACCCTGCACTTCTTCACTAATGTTGTCGAACATATGAAAAAGTTGTGA
- the LOC121985799 gene encoding cyclic nucleotide-gated ion channel 1-like isoform X1: protein MAESRSYRPQDTCSEKSWGSEMSLLQSRERNSSSTSVQKGLGWFRNNTLFKYMTNSSVEKPSKTKILDPQGQFLQRWNKIFVITCVIAVSVDPFFFYIPVIKDGNNCLYLHKKIKITASILRSFVDSFYLLRILFQFRTGFIAPSSRIFGRGVLVEDLFAIAKRYLSSYFIIDILSVLPLPQMMILIIMPKLEGIELLNATHALMRIVVLQYIPRLLRIRPLYLEFTRSAGIITETAWAGAAFNLFLYMLASHVLGASWYLLSIEREDACWRKACGRNNGCEIDSLVCRQRNTQSNNFLATDCPINSIQNPPPFDFGIYLPALNNVAQSEKFLEKFFYCFWWGLQNLSSLGQNLKTSTFIWENLFAIFVSTSGLVLFALLIGNMQTYLQSTTLRIEEMRLKRRDAEQWMSHRLLPENLRERIRRHEQYKWQETRGVDEECLIYNLPKDLRRDIKRHLCIALLKRVPMFEIMDDQLMDAMSARLKPVLFTENSCIVREGDPVNEMLFVMRGKLESTTTNGGRTGFFNSDILKAGDFCGDELLTWALDPNIHTSLPISTRTVKTLTDVEAFALLADDLKFVASQFRRLHSKKLQHTFKFHSQQWRTWAACFIQVAWRRYAKKKLEDALHEKEKLLQSVMVSDGAYSSSLGAALYASRFAANMLRGLRRNTSKARPMIFIPKPAEPDFSVEEH, encoded by the exons ATGGCGGAAAGCAGGAG TTACAGGCCTCAGGATACGTGTTCAGAGAAATCTTGGGGTTCAGAGATGTCTCTTCTGCAAAGCAGAGAAAGAAATTCTAGTTCAACAAGTGTCCAAAAAGGACTTGGTTGGTTTAGAAACAATACTCTCTTTAAATATATGACAAATTCATCTGTGGAGAAGCCTTCCAAAACAAAAATTCTAGATCCTCAAGGACAATTTCTCCAGAGGTGGAATAAAATATTTGTCATAACTTGTGTGATAGCAGTGTCTGTAGACCCCTTCTTCTTCTACATCCCAGTTATTAAAGATGGCAATAATTGCCTTTATTTACATAAGAAGATAAAGATCACTGCGAGTATACTGCGATCTTTCGTAGATAGTTTCTACTTACTCCGTATCTTATTTCAATTTCGAACTGGATTCATCGCTCCTTCATCTAGAATATTTGGACGAGGTGTTTTAGTTGAAGATTTGTTTGCTATTGCCAAGAGATATTTATCATCATATTTCATAATCGACATTCTTTCAGTTCTTCCGCTTCCTCAG ATGATGATCCTGATCATAATGCCCAAGCTTGAAGGAATAGAACTCCTGAATGCCACACATGCATTAATGCGTATAGTTGTATTACAATATATTCCACGACTTCTTAGGATCAGGCCATTGTATCTTGAATTCACTAGGTCTGCTGGTATAATTACAGAGACAGCATGGGCTGGAGCTGCTTTTAACCTTTTCCTTTATATGCTCGCAAGCCAT gTCCTGGGAGCTTCATGGTATTTGCTTTCTATTGAACGTGAAGATGCATGTTGGAGAAAAGCTTGTGGCCGTAATAATGGTTGTGAAATTGATTCTTTAGTCTGCAGGCAACGGAACACccagagcaataattttttggcAACTGATTGCCCTATTAACAGTATTCAAAATCCCCCTCCCTTTGACTTTGGAATATATCTACCAGCTCTCAACAATGTTGCTCAATCAGAGAAATTCTTGGAAAAGTTCTTTTATTGCTTTTGGTGGGGACTTCAAAATTTAAG TTCTCTTGGACAAAACCTCAAGACAAGCACTTTCATATGGGAGAATTTGTTTGCAATTTTCGTTTCCACCTCGGGTTTGGTTCTGTTTGCACTTCTGATAGGAAACATGCAG ACGTATTTGCAATCTACCACTTTGAGAATAGAAGAGATGAGACTGAAAAGGAGAGATGCAGAACAATGGATGTCACATCGGTTGCTTCCTGAGAATCTAAGAGAGCGAATACGCCGTCATGAGCAATACAAATGGCAAGAAACAAGAGGGGTAGATGAAGAGTGCCTTATTTACAACCTTCCTAAAGACCTTCGAAGAGATATAAAGCGCCACCTCTGCATAGCACTTCTCAAGCGG GTTCCAATGTTTGAGATAATGGACGATCAACTGATGGACGCCATGTCAGCCCGCCTCAAACCAGTTCTCTTCACTGAAAACAGTTGCATTGTCCGCGAAGGAGACCCAGTCAATGAAATGCTATTCGTCATGCGTGGAAAGCTAGAGAGCACAACCACAAATGGCGGGAGAACTGGCTTCTTCAATTCAGACATCCTCAAGGCCGGAGACTTTTGTGGAGATGAGCTTCTCACCTGGGCTCTCGACCCCAACATCCACACCAGCCTCCCAATATCCACCAGGACAGTAAAAACGCTCACTGATGTCGAAGCCTTTGCCCTGTTAGCCGACGATCTGAAATTTGTTGCTTCCCAATTCAGAAGGCTACACAGCAAGAAGCTGCAGCATACGTTTAAATTCCATTCACAGCAGTGGAGGACATGGGCTGCTTGTTTCATACAGGTAGCTTGGCGCAGATACGCAAAAAAGAAGCTCGAGGACGCTCTACATGAAAAGGAGAAGTTGCTGCAATCAGTAATGGTGAGTGATGGTGCTTACTCATCAAGTCTTGGTGCTGCATTATACGCTTCGAGGTTTGCTGCAAACATGCTGCGGGGATTGCGACGAAATACGAGTAAAGCTCGTCCCATGATATTTATTCCAAAGCCAGCGGAGCCAGATTTTTCTGTGGAAGAACATTAG